A stretch of the Microtus ochrogaster isolate Prairie Vole_2 chromosome X, MicOch1.0, whole genome shotgun sequence genome encodes the following:
- the Rai2 gene encoding retinoic acid-induced protein 2 has product MDDLQSQNLSMDMTDSSPTLANNRLENGMAQLITTEAWNINSTDLVKKALVTVPTPSILNPPAESQSGMALKVAATVLQPLCLGESPVVMPIHMQVEGSSAQELNPNGNATYVMTTQGPVQLPVVLEQHVFQHLNSPLVLPQEAPCSSNAIHNNLFQGAKDSEAQPQLLDLRIPSQPQEPTLPFEAVLQNLFPTQGSLGPPPCQPPPGYAPVPPQPFNSPLSPLVPPATLLVPYPVIVPLPVPVPIPIPVPVPQSSESKFSPSFPKPPSSFSLHSFKGTQTTLEKDELKSLDILQPKEYFQVSRHTVIKMGSENEALDLSMKSVPWLKARQASPPVFQEDAALDLSLAAHRKAEAPPETLYDSSSVSADSQGHTALEKLPSSMDMTFAPAKSREASAMMDNHINGSNGTELVSQSSHPSSEVKAENNIEIVSEPQAAKVIVSVEDTVPTIFCGKIKGLSGVSTKNFSFKREDSVLQGYDINSQGEDSLGNAEPLRKPIKNRSIKLKKVNSQEIHMLPIKKQRLATFFPRK; this is encoded by the coding sequence ATGGATGACCTGCAGTCCCAGAACCTCTCTATGGACATGACTGATTCTTCTCCCACTCTGGCCAACAACAGACTAGAGAATGGCATGGCCCAGCTGATAACTACCGAGGCTTGGAACATCAACTCCACTGACCTGGTCAAGAAGGCCCTGGTGACCGTGCCGACCCCATCCATTCTGAACCCCCCAGCTGAGTCTCAGAGTGGCATGGCTCTGAAGGTAGCAGCCACTGTGCTGCAGCCCCTGTGCCTCGGGGAAAGCCCAGTGGTGATGCCCATTCACATGCAGGTGGAGGGAAGCTCTGCCCAGGAGCTCAACCCCAACGGCAATGCTACCTACGTGATGACGACACAAGGCCCCGTACAGCTGCCAGTGGTGTTAGAGCAGCATGTTTTCCAGCACCTCAACTCCCCCCTGGTCCTGCCACAGGAGGCCCCATGCTCCTCCAATGCTATTCACAACAACCTCTTCCAGGGGGCCAAGGACTCTGAGGCCCAGCCTCAGCTCCTGGACCTGCGGATCCCAAGCCAGCCGCAGGAGCCCACATTGCCATTTGAAGCTGTGCTCCAGAATTTATTCCCCACACAAGGCTCTCTGGGCCCTCCACCTTGCCAGCCTCCTCCTGGCTATGCTCCAGTGCCTCCGCAGCCCTTTAACTCTCCCTTGTCTCCCCTGGTTCCACCAGCTACCCTCTTGGTGCCCTATCCTGTGATTGTCCCCTTGCCAGTGCCAGTGCCCATCCCCATCCCTGTCCCCGTACCTCAGAGTTCTGAATCCAAGTTCAGCCCCAGTTTCCCCAAGCCACCATCTTCCTTCAGCCTGCACTCCTTCAAAGGCACCCAGACCACCCTGGAAAAGGATGAACTGAAGTCCCTAGACATCCTCCAGCCAAAAGAGTATTTCCAGGTCAGCCGCCACACAGTCATCAAGATGGGGAGTGAGAACGAGGCACTGGATCTCTCCATGAAGTCAGTACCCTGGCTCAAGGCTAGGCAAGCTAGCCCCCCTGTCTTCCAAGAGGATGCAGCCCTAGACCTGTCCCTGGCAGCCCACCGAAAGGCCGAGGCTCCCCCAGAGACACTGTATGACAGCAGCAGCGTGTCGGcagacagccagggtcacactgCGCTGGAGAAACTTCCTAGCAGTATGGACATGACCTTTGCCCCTGCCAAGTCTCGTGAGGCATCGGCCATGATGGATAACCACATCAACGGCAGCAATGGCACTGAATTGGTCAGCCAGTCCAGCCACCCTAGCAGTGAGGTGAAGGCTGAAAATAACATTGAGATTGTAAGTGAGCCCCAGGCAGCGAAGGTCATTGTCTCAGTTGAAGACACTGTGCCTACCATCTTCTGTGGCAAGATTAAAGGCCTCTCAGGGGTATCCACCAAAAACTTCTCCTTCAAAAGAGAAGACTCTGTGCTTCAGGGTTATGACATCAACAGCCAAGGAGAAGATTCCCTGGGAAATGCCGAGCCCCTTAGGAAACCCATCAAAAACCGGAGCATAAAGTTAAAGAAAGTGAACTCCCAGGAAATACACATGCTCCCAATTAAAAAACAACGGCTGGCCACCTTTTTTCCGAGAAAGTAA